The following DNA comes from Triticum aestivum cultivar Chinese Spring chromosome 3D, IWGSC CS RefSeq v2.1, whole genome shotgun sequence.
gaatgctcgcaatcctcaatcatatcctagaattcatccttccggctcagatgtcatttttaacatgagctggatctcgaccaatcaaattgtcgtcgtttgtacccctaagcttactcaagttatccatccttaatcagagcatttgcttctgatcctttgatttggaaactataattcctttacatgtgagctttgaattagtcagttgcttctataatgcaatgccttcacattgtttcttcctctggttgtgtgccgatactcacatcagctccgctatggaccatcggatcctttgttggaatatcatccgacagtgtctttTGTATACAAAAACCTTGAGAAGTTCTTTCCTTGATACACAATGCCTtcagtaaattgtatcctctcgttttgtcacccatgctctactatctagcttgagttatttacccctgaagtttgtgatatatgtttccacgatgctccgatgggttgaacctaggccttccttaatatgtgtgacctCGAAAGTTTTCAGTcctactcttctggtattttgctagataaaatttcaacattacaacttcttcgaaaatgagaagtgaatgaaaggttatgcattagagaagtgggagtcgaccttgaactttctgttcatgcccatggacacgatgtagatcttatcattaaaagcttctcttaaattaattattcccttggtataagttcatcttatatctaggatctggccttttgcaatcatggttcggaccatgttctcctttaaataccatttctcgtacaagtttaagcacttgtcttctgcagatctttgcacctgtccaacctttagtttgatctaccgtcgagtattacactctggtatctcgaaaatatcatggaactgcataacttcttatgggttcttcatcaactgttatttctcaccgattccaattttcctgggttctggattgtcgtcaaccgagaacaccgatatgtgaaccgattccgcattccggttcgataaccctaagtaatttttgttgcttatgagtttaataatccttcaagtcattcctagcctgattgtctattccttatcgtgctaaattttaactgtgctacctggtccttcttcccggagcatcATTTTttatgatgagctaagcttacgtcgatcttcctcatcatatcatttcgccttgaacaacaagcttgatttcgagtttgtgtcgtacccatggttccaataacctttcgcttcatcattcctttgacttgatgtcgtcgctaattgattacatcttcttgaaatctctcgacaaatgtgtcgtggtcaTAATCGACCTTATGAGCTCGTCCTGGATATCAATCGgattcatgaagagaaataccatccttgccctcgaagagttgtgttatcatcggccactttattgccttccctccaacacaaacttgttcgtattttgtgttgtaccttgagttccttgctacccagcattgttcttctttaccttgaaatattaccaccttttatgtcaagaatgtcgtgggaatttcaccacctcttaagaactCTTTCTATGGTGATACCtttcgccatcaccattctttcttgggtcctcgtgttggttccaaccggggtaccaacaagtgagcggtgctgtttggattctgcccttctagcaaccctattgctttgaagttaatggtcggccgttcgttcttagactattgattattaaATCACCATTcggacgttggtcgtgcaacccagcccatatttcggttgcacctttcaaccaatgtttaattgtgtatgttttcctcgagcatacatcattataccatttgatctgacaaatgttatcccctcgttcacatagttgtggaaatccatcttttgttaatctcgatgaattgtcgctgattccatcagccacctcctcatcctctcgttggtttactgatgaactcttgtttcggaactcgcttccatagttcatttcccgagaatcttacaatgtcatctcgtcaaattgtgtcgcaccttttcttctcaggcatcctaagtctgaggtatcatgacaccaatcagatctgaatctcggtcagatatgatggttggaacatatttccaagagttataatgttggtctttatatgacccggtaaggttatgtcatgcctagcacacctggccggaggacctattgttatattttccttttagcaagcttagcgattcttccatgaggaaatcgtaagacttactttacaagttgttcctgatggatcctttgtgtatcgaaagtccgacctttgcttgaagaccatgtcaatgcaatctcgaagcatgtatgtggtacgcCTATCAGCAATAGGAACATTTGAAGCATAATGCTAagttttctttatcaattatccaaacaccgttgtacgggtaatatcatgaaattcctccccccttacctcaatggttttctactttctatcctgtcatggatatcatgctccgcttgtcctgggaaggatatacccctgaaatatgtgtgtatacacattttcctttccattgttctgtttaaaactgataatcacttttcctttccgttggtttgtttaacccttcttgtgatctatattatataagcagtaatatttccctgcttatgtaaacacctcgttgtaccactctgtcagtaagaccctgttactattgttgatgacatttggGTAACCACcgctggacgagaactttgccttattggtccgcctcgttcaacgagcagaaaaatggttctcttcgtccctcgcccttggtaccgacgttgttgccgacataatcgacaggctaccctctgacatgccttgctatcatgaccatgcaagatgtcaccactcctcctacttttatcccacatggtgggcccataacccacagttccacaggaccgaaacctgactctcctgtacaccgcctgttcccaaggttgttcctcgcgcttgaattcgtatgtaattcacggaccacctgtctagtgatctattctggtatgaggcgcaatacctattctcattgccctgaaaccctttcaccttctaattaggcatcgaacgattgtctacccgctcgaaacttctcatggtacctacttactttactctcgatattgtcttaagttTCATACgggagttactttccgccaccatccccgttgttatcgaccagatagtcaaccttgcagaggttcgtTCTTCTgtaatacccaccctttattctttcataagtacgttggagttcccgaagaaaaggacgacttcaccatgatgacctgaagaggagaaatgaagacatcaacgtaatggatcaacctcttcgagaagggcaacaagaacgagaagactcgttagaagttcgtaaccaaatcccttccccttactccacctcttaaaatctcgggacgagatttcttgtagtggaggagaattgtgacgcccggataattaagctacaataacctatgctaatgatgccacgtcacctctgttagagttgctaatctcgcgttagttcaaaaaaccgattcaaaatccaaattcaaaaacaagccaaacgataaaagtttttaaaaaattaaaacttaaatgttcgggttgtgccaaataatgcataggtaattatggcggagaaaccacacctttataaaatattaaaatactctaaaatgaataaaacaggggctaaatcaattatttaaatgcttttaggATAGTAAATGAATACAAACTAATTAATTAATGTGCCAAATTATTTGTGGAAGTGGTATGTTTTGAAACACTATTTTAGGTGCTACtgtggtattttataaaactaagttTATTAGAATATAAGGAAAAAACAGTAAAAGACAATAAattaaagaaaaatgaaaactaaaacaaaagacaaaaggcccccccccccgggccgttCGGCCCAACTGGGCATCCAGGCCACCGGCCGGCCCAACTAGCCAccgtccccttcctcctgttcatAGGGGGGATCGTGGCAGAGATCCCCGGCTGTGGCCGGGGCATGTCGCCGTGGCGGCCATCCTCGCCTCCCCGACGGCTACAAGAGCCCCCAGACGCCCTCGTCCCCTGGATCGAACCCTAGCGCCATTCCTCCTTCCCCGCGCCACTTTTATTCTCCCCTGCGCACAcccgagcacctcgtcgccatgGCCGTCGTCGATTCacgcgcccaccgtcgacctcggGCCCAAGGACCTTGTCCAGAAGATCCGGCACCGTCTGCTACATCGCATATGCCGACCAGGTCGAGTTGGGATCCCCATCAACGAgcgcatcatcatcttcttcctttgcCCGTCGGCGATCTCCTTCGATCCGCTGTCGTTCGTCCACCCCAGCATCCACGAGCCGTCCACACGACCTCAGGGTGAGCACCACAGAAAAAGCCCCCTATTTCCTATTTGATTCCACCCCGTAGTTGCTATCCCACCAGTAGCCGACCCCGTTTTTCGCCTTGGCCGCTAGCTCGACCGTGTCGAGCTCGGCGAGCCTCGAGCGCCTCTGCCCCGTGCTCTCGCATGCCTATGGCCGTCGTCGTTCCGCCGTGGCCGCGCGCTCGCCGCGCTCGCCGCGCCCGTGGCTGCGCTCCCGCGAGCCCCTGCCAGTCGGCCGTGTTCCCCGTGCACGCCTACCCCTGCCGCTGCTTGCTACTGCTACTGTGCTGCCTACCGCTGCTCTGTTGGCCGCGtagctgctgctgctggctgtgcTGCTGTACTGCCGCTGCTGCTATATTTCTTAGCTGCTTAGTTCCTGCCGCTTTAGCTGCTGCCGAGCATTGCTTGCTGCTGCTAATGGACATGGCCGTGGCTATGCTATGTGTGTGGGTGTGCACAACCATCACTGGCCGGCCGTGCAATTAGATTAGGGACTAATTAGTAGTACTAGCTAGGTTAGTTACTACACTATGACATATGGCCCCACTGTTAATTAAAGAAAATGACTAATTTAATTAAGCTAGAGaaaatgacaagtgggacccacaacACTATTCACCTTTTGACCAGTCAACTTTTGACTAGGTCAACTCAGTCAATGACCCCACCTACCAGCCTGATATGCAATACCCTAGGTACATTTCTGTGTACCCACAGCAATTTAACATTTAATTTTCAAATTAAaacaatttagaaaatgatttaaaactttgataaatcatagaaaataaaccgtacctcggatgggaaaactttgtacatgaaagttgctcagaacgacgagacgaatccagatacacagtccatttgtccgccacacatccctaggatagcgaacacacaactttccccctctgtttcatctgtccgaaaacgctgaacaccgggaatactttcccggatgttttcccccttcgccagtatcacctatccctgcgttaggtcacctctagcaccgcgtattgccttgttacgctttgtgatgctttgattgctctgttatttattgtgttccccctccattacttcttttcggtagaccccgaggctgccggtgacccccagttcgactacggtgttgacgacccgtccttcttgccagagcaaccaggcaagcccccctccttgatcatcagatatcgcctattccttctctatactgcttgcattagagtagtgtagcatgttactgcttttggttaatcctattttgatgcatagcctgtcattgttgctacaggttttacccttacctgctatcctactgcttagtataggatgctagtgttccatcagtggccctacactcttgtccgtctgccatgctatactactgggccgtgatcacttcgggaggtgatcacgggtatatactatatactttatatacatgacacatgtggtgactaaagtcgggtcagctcgttgagtacccgcaagtgattctgatgaggggcctgaaaggacaggtggctccatcccggtagaggtgggcctgggttcctgacggcccccgactgttactttgtggcggagcgacagggcaggttgagaccacctaggagagaggtgggcctggccctggtcggcgtccacggttactttaaaataacacgcttaacgagttcttagtatttgatctgagtctggccatttggtctatacgcactaaccaactacgcgggaacagttatgggcgctcggcgtcgtggtatcagccgaagccttcgtgacgtcagcgactgagcggcgcgcgccggattggactggaacgcctgctaggctaggtctgcttccggccgccctcgcaacatgcaggtgtgcaatgggcgatgggcccagacccctgcgccataggatttagaccggcgtgctgacctctctgttgtgcctaggtagggctgcgacgtgttgatctcccgaggccgggcatgacccaggaaagtgtgtccggccaaatgggatagagcatgttgggttatgtggtgcacccctgcagggaagtttatctattcgaatagtcgtgtccctcggtaaaaggacgacccggagttgtaccttgaccttatgacaactagaaccggatacttaataaaacacacccttccaagtgccagatacaacccggtgatcgctctctaacagggcgacgtggaggggatcgccaggtaggattatgctatgcgatgctacttggtgaacttaccatctactctcttctacgtgctgcaagatggaggtggccagaagcgtagtcttcaataggattagctatccctctcttattctggcattctgcagttcagtccaccgatatgtccctttacacatatacccatgcatatgtagtgtagctccttgcttgcgagtactttggatgagtactcacgattgcttttctccctcttttcccctttctatacctgattgtcgcaaccagatgctggaatcCAGGAGCTatagatcccgaggatgattctacatggagttcggcttcgaggagtcgttaggaggtcccaggcaggaggccctgccttttcgatcgttgctatttttgtgctagccttcttaaggcaatcttgtttaacttatgtctgtactcagatattattgcttccgctgactcttgtgttttcgagtttatgtattcgagccttcgaggcccctggcttgtaatataagcttgttttattttaatttgtgtctagagttgtgttgtgatatcttccagtgagtcctcaatcttgatcgtacacatttgcatatatgattagtgtacgattgaatcgggggcgtcacagctgcTCCACTGCCATCGTCGCCGGCTTGCCTCGAACCACCACGGTGTCCTGGGATCGATATTGTACAGTTGTTAGAGGAGGTGCTAGATCTATATAGTGTCACTTCAGAGGTATTACATAGATCTAGAACACCGACAAAGAGATACTCTTTGATGTTTCCCTCatacttttatatttttttactagACATAGCGTACATTAATGTGAGGTGTTAATGTAGAGAAGATGAGAGACGTCATGGTGGTGAAAATAGAGAAAGTTACTGGTGCTCATGGAGCACAGATGCTCGATGCCATGGGAGCACCTAGGCCGTCTGATCTCGGATCTAATGATTATTATGGGAGCCCTTGGATCTCACATAAGCACATGACTCCAAAGGAGTTTTTTTCTTCAAAAGTAACCACTAGGCAGCATAGTTTTAAAAACCGAACCGGTGAATGAACCGGTAAGGCCTTCGGTCCAATTTTTACATGTCGGACCGCCGGTTCACCGGTTCGATTGCTGATTTTTCACAATACAAATAATATATTTAGAGTAACAATATATGCTAATAGAGAATTAAAATAAGATCAAATAGTAATGGTTTGCTTTGTAAAACAACAAAGAATCATAGCTGAGGTGGTTATCATGCCAAGCATAGGCCAATGACCACGACCTGGCATGGAATCCCACTACTTGCAACAATATTTATTTGATCTTATCTCTACACCGGTATGACCGGTTTTCACCGGTCTAGTTGCAGGTCGGTCCGTTGTTCTTAAAAAACCGGTTCTGGTTTTGGTTTTTCATGTTCAACCGGCGGTTCGGTCCGGTTTTTAAAACTAGGGCAGGCAGGCGTGATTTATCCACGGTCAAAATAGGCAAGAGATATATTTTAAAGTGGTTTTGAAATGTATTTTCAAACTAGGCAATACATGAAACAAGGGAAAACTCTCCCACCAATGGCAAGGACAAACGCCCCTTGATGTCAGTAACCATAGTACAAACCGTACGCCTTAATTAATCAGCTACTGCTTTGGGATGAAACAAAGTAGGGAAAGGAACAGAGCACAAAGATTCTCCGGCTCGGCGCCCAAGAAATTCACTATGTTCAACGCCAGAGATGCACGAGCAGGGTGTAAAAGTAAAAGTAAAGTAAAAGAAGAGAATATCATTGTGTTAGAGGGACGCCTGCGATTAGCCCCTCAATGATGCTGCTGCCCCTATACTACTTGTGGTGCAAAGTGACCCAGAATAATCAGGAAAAACaactttcccctttcccctctcttgACACTCCCACTGATGGGCTGTGACGAGAGTGTGTGAGCCTCCCTCCTCCCGTGCTCTCTGCCTACCGCCCAAGAAAAGCAAGCACCCACGGGCAGggcccggccaccaccaccaccaccaccccacctCGGCCGGGCCGAGCGCCGCCCCAAATGCATCCCGCCTTCCGCCGCCGCCTTTTTCTTTCTCTCGGCCTCATCTCGGCCTCCCTCCTCGCGCTTCGGGCGGGCGCGGGAGATGCGGCGGCAATGCAGGCGCTGCGCCGGGGGCTGGCGCCGCCGGACTGGGCGGCCGCGCCGCCGGACCACTGCGCCTGGCGCGGCGTCACGTGCTCCGGGGCCCGCGAGGTCACCGCGGTCGAGCTGCCCCGCCGGGGCCTCCACGGCGACTTCTCGGCCGCCGCCGGGCTCCCCGCGCTAGCGCGGCTCGATCTCTCCTTCAACGCGCTCGCCGGCGCCGTCCCCGCGGCTCTCGGTGCGCTCCCTCGCCTCGAGCTGCTCGACCTCTCCATGAACAGGCTCTCCGGCCCCATCCCGGCCGCCCTCGGCCGCGCCGTCGGCCTCAAGTTCTTGAACCTCTCCAACAACGCGCTCTCCGGCGCCATCCCCGACGACCTCAGGGCCCTCAAGGGGCTCCAAGAAGTGCAGATTTCGGGCAACAACCTCACCGGCGCCATCCCCGGCTGGCTCGCCGGCCTCCCCGGGCTGCGCGTGCTCTCCGCCTATGAGAACGTGCTCTCGGGACCGATCCCGCCGGGGCTCGGGCTCTCGTCCAAGCTCCAGGTGCTCAACCTCCACTCCAATGGCCTTGAGGGGAGCATACCCAGCAGCCTCTTCGACCTTGGTAATCTGCAGGTTCTGATCCTCACCGTGAATAGGCTCAACGGCACAATCCCGGATTCAATCGGCCGGTGCCTCGATCTATCCAACGTGCGCATCGGCAACAATCGCCTCGTAGGTGCCATCCCGGCATCCATCGGCGACGCTACCAGCCTGACCTACTTTGAAGCCGACAGCAACCAGCTGTCTGGCAGTATCCCCGCTCCGTTTGCACGCTGCGCCAACCTGACGCTGCTCAATTTGGCCTACAACCGCCTTGTCGGCGAGGTGCCGGACATGCTTGGTGAGCTGAGGAACCTGCAAGAGCTCATTATCTCCGGCAATGGCCTCGGCGGCGAGTTCCCGAGGTCCATTCTGCGGTGCCGGAACCTGAGCAAACTGGACTTGAGCTACAACGCTTTCCGCGGCGGCTTGCCAGATGCCATCTGCAACGGATCAAGGATGCAGTTTCTTGTGCTCGATCACAACGAGTTCTCGGGCAGCATCCCGCACGGTATAGGTGGATGCAGCCGGCTTCTCGAGCTGCAGCTTGCCAACAACAATCTGAGTGGTGTGATACCAGCTGAAATGGGCAAGATCAAGAGCTTACAGATTGCGCTGAACCTCAGCTTCAATCACCTTTCAGGGCCGCTGCCCCGAGAGCTTGGGCGGCTCGATAAGCTCGTGGCGCTGGATTTATCTAGCAATGAGATATCTGGCGAGATCCCTGGTGACATGAGAGGGATGCTGAGC
Coding sequences within:
- the LOC123077730 gene encoding leucine-rich repeat receptor-like tyrosine-protein kinase PXC3 — its product is MHPAFRRRLFLSLGLISASLLALRAGAGDAAAMQALRRGLAPPDWAAAPPDHCAWRGVTCSGAREVTAVELPRRGLHGDFSAAAGLPALARLDLSFNALAGAVPAALGALPRLELLDLSMNRLSGPIPAALGRAVGLKFLNLSNNALSGAIPDDLRALKGLQEVQISGNNLTGAIPGWLAGLPGLRVLSAYENVLSGPIPPGLGLSSKLQVLNLHSNGLEGSIPSSLFDLGNLQVLILTVNRLNGTIPDSIGRCLDLSNVRIGNNRLVGAIPASIGDATSLTYFEADSNQLSGSIPAPFARCANLTLLNLAYNRLVGEVPDMLGELRNLQELIISGNGLGGEFPRSILRCRNLSKLDLSYNAFRGGLPDAICNGSRMQFLVLDHNEFSGSIPHGIGGCSRLLELQLANNNLSGVIPAEMGKIKSLQIALNLSFNHLSGPLPRELGRLDKLVALDLSSNEISGEIPGDMRGMLSLIVVNLSNNRLRGAIPAFGPFQKSAGSSFSGNAKLCGDPLDVDCGPIYGSNYGSDHRKISYRVALAVAGSCVLIFSVVSLVVTLFMWRERQEKEADAKKAEAGDAVVVEARHVMASSVFIESLQQAIDFQTCVQATFKDASAVRSGTFSTTYKAVMPSGMVVCVKKLKSVDRAVVHHQAKMIRELERLAHVNHPNLVRPIGYVIYEDVALLLQYDLPNGTLFQLLHNADNCDGESQKPDWPKLLSIAIGVAEGLAFLHQIATIHLDISSGNVFLDSHYNALLGEVEISKLLDPSKGTASISAVAGTFGYIPPEYAYSMQVTVPGNVYSFGVLLLEILTSKMPVDEEFGEGVDLVKWVHSAPERGETPEQIMDPRLSTVSFAWRRQMLAVLKVAMLCTERAPAKRPKMKKAVEMLQEAKNS